A single genomic interval of Chryseobacterium paludis harbors:
- the nrfD gene encoding NrfD/PsrC family molybdoenzyme membrane anchor subunit: MSGHYEAPIREPLIIGHKTYHDITEDIARPIEERAGKLWWVSLYAALALFIYGFGCIAYTIGTGIGAWGLNRTINWGWDITNFVWWVGIGHAGTLISAVLLLFRQRWRMSVNRSAEAMTIFAVVQAAIFPVIHMGRVWVGYWVFPLPNQFGSLWGNFNSPLLWDVFAISTYFSVSTVFWFMGLIPDFAMIRDRAKTPWTRKIYTFLAFGWGGKAKHWQRFEELSLVLAGLATPLVFSVHTTVSFDFATSVIKGWHSTIYPPYFVAGAIFSGFAMVQTLLLIARKVCHLEDYITMYHIEIMNIVIVVTGGMVTVAYATEYFIGWYSGSRFEDFTYLSPGAATGPYWWAFWALITCNLIVPASFWFKKARTNIIWTFIVALIINIGMWFERFDIIVINLSRDYLPGSWTMFKPTIIDVGVYLGTIGFFSVLFLLYARTFPVIAQAELKSILKISGETYKAKEGDEHH; encoded by the coding sequence ATGTCAGGACATTACGAAGCTCCGATAAGGGAACCTCTAATTATTGGTCACAAAACTTATCACGATATCACAGAAGATATTGCACGACCTATCGAAGAAAGAGCAGGTAAATTATGGTGGGTATCACTATATGCAGCTTTAGCTCTATTCATCTACGGATTCGGCTGTATCGCTTATACTATCGGGACAGGTATTGGAGCATGGGGGCTTAACAGAACTATTAACTGGGGTTGGGATATTACCAACTTCGTATGGTGGGTAGGTATTGGTCACGCCGGAACCCTAATCTCAGCGGTATTATTATTATTTAGACAGCGTTGGAGAATGTCTGTAAACCGTTCAGCTGAAGCGATGACTATCTTCGCAGTTGTACAGGCGGCAATCTTCCCTGTAATCCACATGGGTAGAGTTTGGGTAGGATATTGGGTATTCCCTCTTCCTAACCAGTTTGGTTCTCTTTGGGGGAACTTCAACTCTCCTCTACTTTGGGACGTATTTGCAATCTCTACGTATTTCTCAGTATCTACAGTATTCTGGTTCATGGGATTAATCCCTGACTTTGCAATGATCAGAGATAGAGCTAAAACGCCTTGGACAAGAAAAATTTATACATTCCTAGCATTCGGTTGGGGTGGTAAAGCAAAACACTGGCAGAGATTCGAAGAATTATCTTTGGTATTAGCAGGTTTAGCAACTCCACTTGTATTCTCAGTACACACTACCGTATCTTTTGACTTCGCAACTTCAGTTATTAAAGGATGGCACTCTACGATCTATCCTCCATACTTCGTTGCTGGTGCGATTTTCTCAGGATTTGCAATGGTACAAACACTATTGTTAATTGCCAGAAAAGTTTGTCACCTTGAAGATTATATCACTATGTATCACATCGAGATTATGAACATCGTAATCGTTGTAACAGGTGGTATGGTAACTGTAGCTTATGCAACTGAATATTTTATCGGATGGTATTCCGGATCAAGATTTGAAGACTTTACATATCTTTCTCCAGGTGCTGCAACAGGACCTTACTGGTGGGCTTTCTGGGCTTTGATTACTTGTAACTTGATTGTCCCGGCTTCTTTCTGGTTCAAAAAAGCTAGAACAAATATTATCTGGACTTTCATCGTTGCATTAATTATCAACATCGGTATGTGGTTTGAGCGTTTTGATATCATCGTTATTAACCTTTCAAGAGATTACTTGCCAGGTTCATGGACGATGTTTAAACCAACGATTATTGACGTGGGTGTATATTTAGGAACAATCGGATTCTTCTCTGTATTATTCTTATTATATGCAAGAACATTCCCTGTAATTGCACAGGCTGAATTAAAATCGATTTTGAAAATCTCAGGTGAAACTTATAAAGCAAAAGAAGGAGATGAGCACCACTAA
- a CDS encoding DUF3341 domain-containing protein has product MSTTKIVYGLYADDDDLMNGVKAFNDKGITINEVYTPFPVHGLDKALGLKKTRISDAAFFYALYGVTIGATVTWYVMNHDWPQNIGGKPAFDWGHNMPAFVVPMFELMVFCAAHMMSLTFLVRNKMYPGAPAQNPDPRTTDDKFMMEFVTEDVESVKQLLIETGVEEITVKDA; this is encoded by the coding sequence ATGAGCACCACTAAAATTGTATACGGACTTTATGCTGATGACGACGATTTAATGAACGGCGTTAAAGCATTCAACGATAAAGGAATAACGATAAACGAAGTTTATACGCCATTTCCAGTTCACGGACTAGATAAAGCTTTAGGTTTAAAGAAAACTAGAATTTCTGATGCTGCGTTTTTCTATGCTCTTTATGGTGTTACCATTGGTGCAACTGTAACTTGGTATGTGATGAATCATGACTGGCCTCAAAACATTGGTGGTAAACCTGCTTTTGACTGGGGACACAATATGCCGGCATTCGTAGTTCCAATGTTTGAATTAATGGTATTTTGTGCAGCTCACATGATGTCTCTTACTTTCTTAGTTAGAAATAAGATGTATCCGGGAGCTCCAGCTCAAAATCCAGATCCAAGAACTACAGATGACAAATTCATGATGGAGTTTGTAACTGAAGATGTAGAATCTGTAAAACAGCTACTTATTGAAACTGGAGTTGAAGAAATAACTGTTAAAGACGCTTAA
- a CDS encoding quinol:cytochrome C oxidoreductase, producing the protein MYTFSPKLKSTSIILLVVGLVLFGIGFFLNKGISTEKIEQMMEAVHASGHTAPTHSSEMIGPQDHAAHLEHAELQIHNQPLASLHFVAVFFFGVSCAVLFFYCIQHAAHAGWPIIITRVMEAIASYIPYGGAILIILMLLNIFHQGHLFHWMDPDLTDPNSAHFDVILFEKKRFLNIPFYAIRTLIYVIGASFFAWKLKAQSKKVDETKSLVEYQFLYRWAVGYIAFFGFASAAWAWDWLMSIDPHWYSTMYIWYSMVSCLSSGIAVIILISVYLKKNGFLPQFNDNHLHDLGVFLFATSMLWTYTWFAQFMLYWYANVPEEVNYFFGRFQHYSPTFLPMLIINFLLPLLVLVSSSIKRNYKVVTVMAVVVILGHLLDYFNMVMPGTVGPYWKTPEVFILILGAVLFVVGLFMFTVMSALSKLKLIPTGNPFLHESEIYEYPF; encoded by the coding sequence ATGTATACTTTTTCACCAAAATTAAAATCAACTTCTATAATACTGCTTGTTGTAGGTTTAGTTCTATTTGGTATTGGTTTTTTCTTGAATAAAGGAATCAGCACAGAAAAAATTGAACAGATGATGGAAGCTGTTCATGCTTCAGGTCACACTGCCCCTACTCATTCAAGTGAGATGATAGGTCCTCAGGATCATGCTGCTCATTTAGAACATGCAGAATTACAAATTCACAACCAACCATTAGCATCACTACATTTCGTAGCTGTATTTTTCTTTGGAGTAAGTTGTGCCGTATTGTTCTTCTATTGTATTCAGCACGCTGCTCACGCAGGTTGGCCAATTATTATTACAAGAGTAATGGAAGCTATTGCTTCTTATATTCCATACGGAGGAGCTATTTTGATCATCCTTATGTTATTAAATATCTTCCACCAGGGACACCTTTTTCATTGGATGGATCCGGATTTAACAGATCCAAACTCAGCACACTTTGATGTGATCTTATTTGAAAAGAAAAGATTCTTAAATATTCCTTTCTACGCAATCAGAACTTTGATCTACGTAATCGGAGCTTCATTCTTCGCATGGAAACTGAAAGCACAATCTAAAAAAGTAGATGAGACAAAATCTTTGGTTGAGTATCAATTCCTTTACAGATGGGCTGTTGGATATATCGCATTCTTCGGTTTTGCTTCTGCAGCTTGGGCTTGGGACTGGTTGATGTCAATTGACCCTCACTGGTATTCTACAATGTATATCTGGTATTCTATGGTGAGCTGTTTATCCAGTGGTATTGCTGTTATTATTCTTATCAGTGTATACCTTAAGAAGAACGGATTCTTACCTCAGTTCAATGACAATCACTTACACGATCTTGGAGTATTCCTTTTCGCAACAAGTATGCTTTGGACGTACACATGGTTTGCTCAGTTCATGCTTTACTGGTATGCAAACGTACCGGAAGAGGTTAATTACTTCTTTGGAAGATTCCAGCACTATTCACCTACATTCTTACCAATGCTAATTATCAACTTCTTATTACCTTTATTGGTATTAGTAAGTAGCAGCATTAAAAGAAATTATAAAGTGGTTACCGTAATGGCAGTAGTTGTTATTTTAGGACACCTTTTAGATTACTTTAATATGGTAATGCCTGGAACAGTGGGCCCATATTGGAAAACTCCTGAAGTATTTATACTAATACTAGGTGCTGTCCTATTTGTAGTTGGATTATTTATGTTTACTGTAATGTCAGCATTATCTAAACTAAAATTAATTCCTACTGGAAACCCATTCTTACACGAATCTGAAATTTATGAGTATCCTTTCTAA
- a CDS encoding c-type cytochrome: MKKNVLRITAILGLTTVLLNSCGPKENAPLVYFPDMYFPVAYDPLMKAQDAYSDHENEIPAFVKNSFATGLAPVEGSVAQNKDGIFEEGLLPKNVDEYNAGYDASKKMTVSPLNPANAAKDIERGKMLFDHTCAACHGTGGDGQGPIVQSGAFSGVPNYADREITVGSVHYVLTNGRNAMGSYAGQLNAGDRWRVAMYVMSAFKKNAAPAAATTATATPAAATTETTTATKK; encoded by the coding sequence ATGAAAAAGAATGTATTAAGAATTACTGCAATCTTAGGTTTAACAACAGTTTTACTTAATTCTTGCGGACCGAAAGAAAATGCACCCCTGGTATATTTCCCGGATATGTATTTCCCGGTAGCTTATGATCCATTGATGAAAGCTCAGGATGCGTATTCAGATCATGAGAATGAAATCCCAGCGTTTGTTAAAAATAGCTTTGCAACAGGACTTGCTCCAGTAGAAGGAAGTGTTGCTCAAAATAAAGACGGAATTTTTGAAGAAGGATTACTTCCGAAAAATGTAGATGAATATAATGCAGGATATGATGCATCAAAGAAGATGACTGTTTCTCCTTTAAATCCAGCTAATGCAGCTAAGGATATCGAAAGAGGAAAAATGTTGTTCGACCACACTTGTGCAGCATGTCACGGAACTGGAGGTGATGGACAGGGTCCAATTGTACAAAGCGGTGCTTTCTCTGGTGTGCCTAACTACGCAGATAGAGAAATTACTGTAGGATCTGTTCATTATGTATTAACTAACGGTAGAAATGCAATGGGTTCTTATGCGGGACAATTGAACGCAGGAGACAGATGGAGAGTGGCGATGTATGTGATGAGTGCTTTCAAGAAAAATGCAGCACCAGCAGCAGCTACAACCGCTACAGCTACGCCAGCTGCGGCAACAACTGAGACGACTACCGCAACTAAAAAATAA
- a CDS encoding TAT-variant-translocated molybdopterin oxidoreductase: MASNKIQFRSIHELKDPALNNRLAQKEFQEEIPVEDFLGDAEQNGSSTSRRDFLKLLGFSTAAVTLAACEAPVIKTIPYVVKPHDIIPGVPNYYASTYFDGFDFASVLVKTREGRPIKIDPNPAAGDLGKTNARAQASVLSLYDNDKVKQPKLDGKDETFDKVDDFVLKGLAEAQAAGKKIVLLSQSFASPTFKKLFAEFKAKYPTAELVTYDAFPYSAALDAAQEVFGQRALPVYDLKGSELVVSFQADFLGDYNASSLETSYAEARKPGANMLRHVQVESNMSLTGANADSRYRLKPSAVNKTLVEVYNAIVGGGAASDKIAAEIVKELQAKGNKAVVLADGSKGAQVLAHLINQKLGSVAFTGKANFLKEFDKARYQEFLGWVNAGQVGVLITNNVDPIYSHPKGEDFKKSLTKVPYVIAVADKKNEMYKAAKAVIPVANWLESWGDMEPQTGVYTLMQPTIQKIYKSRQIEESLLVWKNGKNNAANNYYDYLKNSAASILGATSFNKALYNGIVPSNNATTLAYTGGNAAQALAELGNFKASDLELVLYTKTSIGDGTQANNPWLQELPDPLTRMSWDNYLTISPKDAERLGIENDLNARMQLDGSIVNLTVNGVTIKDVPVFIQPGQADGSVGLALGYGKKDSGATADTGVNAYPLFDGSNLAVSNAKIEKTGEDHEFAGIQLQNTLMGRYEIAKEVPLTEYLNVAFDDEHKGWNKPLEYHTISGALPARKIDLWDAFDDTDGPHFNLSIDLNSCTGCGACIIACQAENNVPVVGKEEIRMSRDMYWLRIDRYYSAKEKIETKEGIERGLNVPNLYDILIEPNESPDVIFQPVMCQHCNHAPCETVCPVAATSHGKQGQNHMAYNRCIGTRYCANNCPYKVRRFNWFTYNLNDRFDFNMNNDLGRMVLNPDVVVRTRGVMEKCSMCIQETQATILSAKRENRKVTDNEFKNSCACAAACSTGAMTFGDMNDKESEVRELYSSNRRYYLLEEIGTKPNVFYHTKVRNRVEK, translated from the coding sequence ATGGCTTCAAACAAAATACAATTTAGAAGTATTCATGAACTTAAAGACCCAGCTTTAAATAATAGGCTGGCTCAGAAAGAGTTTCAGGAAGAAATTCCGGTAGAAGATTTCCTTGGAGATGCTGAACAAAACGGATCAAGTACTTCAAGAAGAGATTTCTTAAAGTTATTAGGATTTTCTACGGCAGCGGTAACGCTTGCTGCCTGTGAAGCTCCGGTAATTAAAACGATTCCTTACGTGGTAAAACCTCATGATATTATTCCTGGGGTTCCAAATTACTACGCTTCAACATATTTTGATGGTTTCGACTTTGCTAGTGTTTTAGTAAAAACCCGTGAAGGAAGACCTATCAAGATTGATCCAAACCCAGCTGCAGGTGATTTAGGTAAAACTAACGCCAGAGCTCAGGCAAGTGTACTTTCTCTTTATGATAATGATAAAGTAAAACAACCTAAGCTGGACGGTAAAGACGAAACTTTCGATAAAGTAGATGATTTCGTTCTTAAAGGTTTGGCAGAAGCTCAGGCAGCAGGTAAGAAGATTGTGCTTTTATCTCAGTCATTCGCTTCACCAACTTTCAAAAAGTTGTTCGCTGAATTTAAAGCTAAGTATCCTACAGCTGAACTTGTAACTTATGATGCTTTCCCTTACTCTGCCGCATTAGATGCTGCTCAGGAAGTATTCGGACAAAGAGCATTACCTGTTTATGACCTTAAAGGGTCTGAGTTAGTAGTTTCTTTCCAGGCAGATTTCTTAGGAGATTACAATGCTTCGAGTTTAGAAACGTCTTATGCTGAAGCTAGAAAACCGGGAGCAAACATGTTGAGACACGTTCAAGTGGAATCTAACATGTCTTTAACTGGTGCAAATGCTGACTCAAGATACAGATTAAAACCAAGTGCAGTAAATAAAACGTTAGTTGAGGTTTATAATGCAATCGTAGGTGGAGGTGCTGCTTCTGACAAGATTGCTGCTGAAATCGTAAAAGAACTACAGGCAAAAGGCAACAAAGCAGTTGTATTAGCTGATGGTTCTAAAGGAGCTCAGGTTCTGGCACACTTAATTAACCAAAAACTGGGTTCAGTAGCTTTCACTGGTAAAGCTAATTTCTTAAAAGAATTTGATAAAGCAAGATATCAGGAATTTCTGGGATGGGTAAATGCAGGTCAGGTTGGTGTATTAATTACAAACAATGTAGACCCTATCTACTCTCATCCAAAAGGAGAAGATTTCAAAAAATCTTTAACAAAAGTTCCTTATGTAATTGCTGTTGCAGATAAGAAAAATGAAATGTATAAGGCAGCGAAAGCTGTAATTCCTGTAGCTAACTGGCTGGAATCTTGGGGTGACATGGAACCTCAGACTGGAGTTTATACATTAATGCAGCCTACGATCCAAAAAATCTACAAATCAAGACAGATTGAAGAATCTTTATTGGTTTGGAAAAATGGTAAAAACAATGCTGCTAATAACTACTATGACTATTTAAAAAATAGTGCAGCTTCTATATTAGGAGCTACCTCTTTCAACAAAGCTTTATATAATGGTATCGTTCCTTCAAACAACGCAACAACGTTGGCTTATACAGGAGGAAATGCTGCTCAGGCTCTTGCTGAACTAGGAAACTTTAAAGCTTCTGATTTAGAATTGGTATTATATACTAAGACTTCTATCGGAGATGGTACTCAGGCCAACAACCCTTGGTTACAAGAATTACCAGATCCATTGACAAGAATGTCTTGGGATAACTACTTGACAATTTCTCCTAAAGATGCAGAAAGACTAGGAATAGAAAACGACCTTAACGCTAGAATGCAGTTAGACGGTTCTATTGTAAATCTTACGGTGAATGGAGTAACAATAAAAGATGTTCCTGTATTTATTCAACCAGGTCAGGCAGACGGATCAGTAGGTCTTGCACTTGGATATGGTAAAAAAGATTCTGGAGCAACTGCTGATACTGGAGTAAACGCTTATCCTTTATTTGATGGTTCTAATTTAGCGGTATCAAATGCTAAAATAGAGAAAACAGGAGAAGATCACGAATTCGCAGGTATACAGCTTCAAAATACCCTAATGGGTCGTTACGAAATTGCTAAAGAAGTTCCTCTTACGGAGTACTTAAATGTAGCATTTGATGACGAGCATAAAGGATGGAACAAGCCTTTGGAGTATCACACGATCAGTGGAGCTCTTCCAGCAAGAAAAATAGATCTTTGGGATGCTTTTGACGACACAGATGGTCCTCACTTCAACTTATCAATCGACTTAAACTCTTGTACTGGTTGTGGAGCATGTATCATTGCTTGTCAGGCAGAAAACAACGTTCCTGTTGTAGGTAAAGAAGAGATCAGAATGTCAAGAGATATGTACTGGTTAAGAATTGACCGTTACTACTCTGCTAAAGAAAAAATTGAAACTAAAGAAGGTATTGAAAGAGGATTAAATGTTCCTAATCTATACGACATCTTAATTGAGCCAAACGAAAGTCCTGACGTAATTTTCCAACCGGTAATGTGTCAGCACTGTAACCACGCTCCATGTGAAACAGTATGTCCGGTAGCGGCTACTTCTCATGGTAAGCAAGGTCAAAACCACATGGCTTATAACAGATGTATTGGTACTAGATATTGTGCAAACAACTGTCCATACAAAGTAAGACGTTTCAACTGGTTCACATATAACTTAAACGATCGTTTTGATTTCAACATGAATAACGATCTTGGAAGAATGGTACTAAACCCGGATGTTGTTGTAAGAACAAGAGGGGTTATGGAGAAGTGTTCAATGTGTATCCAAGAAACTCAGGCTACAATCTTATCTGCTAAGAGAGAAAACAGAAAAGTAACTGACAACGAATTCAAAAATTCTTGTGCATGTGCTGCTGCTTGTTCTACCGGAGCAATGACGTTTGGAGACATGAATGATAAAGAATCTGAAGTGAGAGAATTATATTCTAGCAACAGAAGATATTATTTACTAGAAGAGATCGGAACAAAGCCAAATGTGTTCTATCACACTAAAGTAAGAAACAGAGTAGAAAAATAA
- a CDS encoding DUF6080 domain-containing protein produces MNFKSKFFNFFKLVFPSSLTELWVFLFFISFYGILGSYIALNYRIIFDNRIPWDAYFSFDNRSIVMSGGSFERHPLSYYFFNWIREIAFFISNGKTDSTFRLTLAWFSTITISLSVLQIFKYLKNIIHLPLMINLLLVLFFGFFSTNLLLSFTPENFTYTLFLLCLYNHYAAIKLKKDEKIPALALAFAAISVGGLTITNIAKAFVPVLFEKNIFRNWRKFGNAALRVAITFICFVLLYLNRIDFKYKNIFNKTSEQYEKFSNVKSTPTWDMIASYFFGGNILFSSFIIRDKNNMKGFNFKALIMDVYSSWIPYLFIAILLGLILWSYFRNFKSKFVQIIMISFLLDIVIHCIMKFGLHTSYIYGGHFVFVFPLLLGWLFYAYKASPKVLSILAVTIGILFIYLVVNNYIRMAEFFWFLNTYYP; encoded by the coding sequence GTGAATTTCAAATCAAAATTCTTTAATTTCTTCAAGCTCGTATTCCCTTCTTCATTAACTGAGCTATGGGTATTTCTATTTTTTATATCTTTTTATGGGATTTTAGGATCATATATCGCCCTTAATTACCGAATAATTTTTGACAACAGGATTCCCTGGGATGCCTATTTCAGCTTTGACAACCGCTCTATTGTAATGAGTGGCGGAAGTTTTGAAAGACACCCCCTCTCTTATTATTTCTTCAACTGGATAAGGGAAATTGCTTTTTTTATTTCAAATGGCAAAACAGATTCTACATTCCGATTGACCTTAGCATGGTTCAGTACAATCACGATAAGCCTGAGTGTGCTACAGATTTTTAAGTATCTTAAAAATATCATTCATCTACCTTTGATGATCAATCTTTTACTGGTATTATTTTTTGGATTTTTTTCAACAAACCTTTTACTTTCCTTTACTCCTGAAAACTTCACCTATACCCTTTTTCTTCTCTGTTTGTATAATCATTATGCCGCAATTAAGCTTAAAAAGGATGAAAAAATACCGGCATTAGCTCTTGCTTTTGCTGCCATTTCAGTAGGAGGTCTTACAATTACAAATATTGCTAAAGCATTTGTTCCCGTATTATTTGAAAAAAACATTTTCAGAAATTGGAGAAAATTCGGAAATGCAGCTCTGCGCGTTGCCATAACCTTCATTTGCTTTGTCCTACTCTATTTGAACCGAATTGATTTTAAATATAAAAACATATTTAACAAGACCAGCGAACAGTATGAAAAATTCTCCAATGTAAAATCTACTCCTACCTGGGATATGATAGCTTCTTATTTTTTCGGTGGCAACATCCTATTCTCAAGCTTCATTATCCGGGACAAAAATAATATGAAAGGCTTTAATTTTAAAGCGTTAATCATGGATGTTTATTCTTCCTGGATTCCTTATTTATTTATTGCAATTCTATTAGGATTAATATTGTGGAGTTATTTTAGAAACTTTAAAAGCAAATTTGTGCAAATAATCATGATTTCATTTCTGCTAGATATCGTTATCCATTGCATAATGAAATTTGGATTACACACTTCATATATCTATGGTGGACATTTTGTTTTCGTTTTTCCATTACTTTTAGGATGGCTTTTTTATGCTTATAAAGCATCACCAAAAGTATTATCGATCTTAGCAGTCACAATAGGAATATTGTTCATCTATTTAGTAGTTAACAACTACATTAGAATGGCAGAATTTTTCTGGTTTTTAAACACCTATTACCCATAA
- a CDS encoding SPOR domain-containing protein — MKNLIKILTILSLFGFYTIEAQQVVKKDTLSGTELIMSMDPKVKDALEGLEDKCSRVSTSTTPRENNEETYTKPTKIYVPSRELTNAEICRKNPRILGYKIQITTVKSNDEANEIKSYFRKRFPNLKVETDASLRPNYKILVGSYFTKQSASSDLSKIREYFKSAVAVQYRIFCAEAK; from the coding sequence ATGAAAAATTTAATCAAAATATTGACAATACTATCCTTATTCGGATTTTATACTATTGAAGCCCAGCAGGTTGTAAAGAAGGATACATTGTCCGGAACAGAGCTGATTATGTCTATGGATCCTAAGGTAAAAGATGCTTTAGAAGGTCTGGAAGATAAATGTTCCAGAGTTTCTACTTCTACAACTCCTAGAGAAAATAATGAAGAGACCTATACAAAACCGACAAAAATATATGTTCCTAGTCGAGAATTGACAAATGCAGAGATCTGTAGAAAGAATCCAAGAATTTTGGGATATAAAATACAGATCACGACAGTAAAAAGTAATGATGAAGCCAATGAGATCAAGTCTTATTTTAGAAAAAGATTTCCAAATCTGAAGGTTGAAACTGATGCTTCTTTAAGACCTAATTACAAGATCTTAGTAGGAAGTTATTTCACGAAACAAAGTGCATCTTCGGACTTGTCTAAAATTAGAGAATATTTTAAATCTGCGGTGGCAGTACAATACAGAATATTCTGTGCTGAAGCAAAATAG
- a CDS encoding c-type cytochrome has product MISWRKHYKQTLIAIGLLLSTSASFYGQDGDPKNGEKLFKANCTACHALDKQVIGPPLKGVVERVKTEGGVDKDWLHKWIKDNKALRASGDKYANEIFEKFNKTEMLQFPNLTDKDIDDILAFTTNPPAPEEKKPEAGATATDATAAAPADKTTTNVVIISLLAIAGLLVWILLKLRQLVKLGQSEDLAGLNETRVRSFSEVYEKYHYIGKGLLAILAILATYGIWNWIMWIGVYKGYKPEQPIFFSHKIHAGEQKIDCQLCHSSAKYGKVSEIPSMNVCMNCHRTISEYNADHYMEPGKDKAFYDGEIQKIYAATGWDPAKQVYTGKTQPVEWTRIHNMPDFVYFNHSQHVVAGEQAIINSFNKKNPTNKIDVVCKACHGKIDTMNVVQMANDFTMGWCIECHRTTEVDMNNGYNKEYFKNLHDKLKKQYPKDGGKITVDAIGGLECGKCHY; this is encoded by the coding sequence ATGATTAGTTGGAGAAAGCATTATAAACAAACGTTGATCGCAATAGGCTTATTGCTATCAACCAGTGCTTCATTTTACGGGCAAGACGGCGATCCTAAAAACGGCGAGAAACTTTTCAAAGCGAATTGTACTGCATGTCACGCGCTGGATAAACAAGTTATAGGACCTCCTTTGAAGGGAGTTGTAGAACGTGTAAAGACAGAAGGTGGTGTAGACAAAGATTGGCTTCATAAGTGGATCAAAGACAACAAAGCTCTAAGAGCTTCTGGGGATAAATACGCTAATGAGATTTTTGAAAAATTTAATAAAACTGAAATGTTACAGTTTCCTAATCTTACAGATAAGGATATTGATGACATCTTAGCTTTTACAACTAATCCTCCAGCTCCGGAAGAGAAAAAACCGGAAGCAGGAGCTACTGCAACAGATGCTACGGCAGCTGCACCAGCGGACAAAACAACAACAAACGTTGTAATCATTTCACTTTTAGCGATTGCAGGTTTATTGGTTTGGATCTTACTTAAACTAAGACAATTAGTTAAACTGGGTCAATCTGAAGATTTAGCAGGATTAAACGAAACAAGGGTTCGTTCTTTCAGTGAAGTCTATGAAAAATACCATTATATAGGTAAAGGATTACTGGCAATTTTAGCGATCCTTGCTACTTATGGAATTTGGAACTGGATCATGTGGATCGGTGTTTACAAAGGATATAAGCCAGAGCAGCCTATCTTCTTCTCACACAAAATCCACGCTGGAGAACAGAAAATTGACTGTCAATTATGTCACTCAAGCGCTAAATACGGTAAGGTTTCTGAAATCCCTTCTATGAACGTTTGTATGAACTGTCACAGAACAATTTCTGAATACAATGCAGACCACTACATGGAGCCTGGAAAAGACAAGGCATTCTATGATGGTGAGATCCAGAAGATCTATGCCGCAACTGGTTGGGATCCTGCAAAACAAGTATACACTGGGAAAACTCAGCCTGTAGAATGGACAAGAATCCACAACATGCCGGATTTCGTATACTTTAACCACTCTCAGCACGTTGTAGCTGGTGAGCAGGCGATCATCAATTCTTTCAACAAGAAAAATCCAACGAACAAAATTGATGTTGTATGTAAAGCTTGTCACGGAAAAATTGATACAATGAATGTTGTTCAGATGGCTAATGACTTTACGATGGGATGGTGTATTGAGTGTCACAGAACTACAGAAGTTGATATGAACAACGGTTATAATAAAGAATACTTCAAAAATCTACATGACAAGTTGAAAAAACAATACCCTAAAGATGGTGGTAAGATTACTGTAGATGCGATTGGAGGTCTTGAGTGTGGTAAATGTCATTATTAA
- a CDS encoding adenine phosphoribosyltransferase: MASQELIHKLENTIENVPDFPIPGIQFKDISPIFLNPKLYEEVIEDLVKFSKGKIDAVCGIESRGYLFGIAIAVALEVPFILIRKKGKLPPPIISEKYDLEYGSAEIETREGQIKKEQRILIHDDLLATGGTTEAAAKLVEKQGAKVVQFSFLTALGDLNGDEKLKKFNAEIYHILEY; the protein is encoded by the coding sequence ATGGCTTCACAAGAATTAATTCATAAATTAGAAAATACCATTGAAAATGTTCCTGACTTTCCTATTCCGGGAATTCAGTTTAAGGACATCTCGCCTATTTTCCTTAACCCAAAATTATATGAAGAGGTTATTGAAGATCTTGTGAAATTCAGCAAAGGAAAGATTGATGCTGTTTGTGGAATCGAAAGCCGTGGTTATCTCTTTGGAATCGCAATTGCTGTTGCTTTGGAGGTTCCGTTTATTTTAATCCGTAAGAAAGGTAAACTTCCACCACCCATTATCTCGGAAAAATATGACCTGGAATATGGAAGTGCCGAAATAGAAACGCGTGAAGGACAGATAAAAAAAGAGCAGCGAATATTAATTCATGATGATTTACTGGCAACCGGGGGTACAACAGAAGCTGCGGCAAAATTAGTTGAAAAACAAGGCGCAAAAGTAGTACAGTTCAGTTTTTTAACCGCTCTAGGAGATTTAAATGGCGATGAAAAACTAAAAAAATTCAATGCGGAAATCTATCATATTTTAGAATATTAA